TAAAGCGCGCCGATTGCGCGGCATGCGCCAAGTAAAAACGAACGGTTGCAACAGGTATGACCGCGCTAATCAAACGCAAATATTGCCAAGACAGGTCACACGCAACACAACCTGGGGGAAACTGTTTGACAGCATTTTTCGACCCGGATATCGTGACATCAGACGCAGTCGCAAGCCCACTTCAAATCTCAACGGGACCCCCTCAGCGCCAATCCTGCGGTGATGAGGCAATTTCAAATCAACCTCGGACGATCCACGCTTGCCATAGGGGCAGTTCAAAGGACCGTCGAGGAAGCCCGTTGTTCGACTGATTGATCCGTGCGGATTGCGGCCGGAAGTCCAAGAAGACCGAGTCGCGCCAAGATCGCGATTCGGAACTCCCTGACACGACTCACAACACCTGGAATCGACAACGTACGATGGCCGAGTCCTTTCTATCGCAATTCGAAATTCGTCGGGATCAGCAGCGTCCCATCGCCATTCTTACCGTGTTGGTGTTGCTGCTGATCGCGGTTTACTGGAACACGCTCCGTACGATCTCGACGGTGTGGAATACGCCCGCGTACTCGCACGGCTGGTTGGTGCCGGTATTCGCGCTAGTGCTGCTCTGGATGCGGCGCGAGCCGATTCAGGAACCGACACCGCAAGCACGCTGGACTGGCGTCGGGCTATTGGCGCTCGGTCTGACGCTCCGCATGGTCGGCGGCTATTTCGCCTACCCTTACGTCGAGATGGTATCCCTGTTGCCGTGCTTGTTCGCCATCTTCTTGTTGGTCGGCGGTTGGCAACTGTTGCGCTGGTCCGGTCCGGCGTTGGCCTTCTTGGTGTTCATGTACCCGCTGCCGGGTATCGTCGAGCGCGGTATGCTTGACCCCCTGCAACGTGTGGCCACGATCTGCAGCACCTACGCCCTGCAAACCCTCGGCGTGGCGGCCCATCGGTCGGGCAATCACATCATCCTGGGCGAATTGCGATTGGGCGTGGTCGATGCCTGCAGTGGTTTGCGCATGTCGACGATCTTTCTCGCCCTGGCCGTGGCGATCACCTTGGTAACCGAACGCCCCTGGTGGGAACGCATCACGATCATCCTTAGCGCGGTGCCGATTGCCCTGATCGTGAATGTCATTCGCATTACCGTTACCGGAATTCTACATCGCACCGTCGGTACACAGATCGCGGATGCGGTGTTTCATGACTTAGCAGGCTGGGTCATGATGCCGATGGCAATGGGCTTTTTGTTCGTCGAGTTGCAGCTACTACAGAACCTGTTTATCGAAGAAGAAGACCGCGGCCCGGTCATGGTCGGCCAGGTGGGCATGCCACGTTCGACTTCGGCCAGCCGGTAAGTGCAGGCCACGCAAAACAGACAGACACGCGCAATAGACGGGCGAATTCAGCTATTTAGCGACGTCAGGTGGAGAACAAAGGGCGCAAAGACAACGTTAGAAAGCAGCGACGTTGTAAAACGGCGACGAACAAGCGGCTCGTCCTCAGAGGAGTGAACGAATCAAAGCTCAAAAGCATTAGTCACTTACGACCAACTACGGAAAACGCCCTGGACGGCGGCCCGTAAGTTGCGTCGGCACTTGACCTCGCTTTCGGCGGCCCACTAGCAGCATGGATTGCCCGGAAACCGCAGCGCGATCACAACTTTGGAGAGTTTCTTGGTGTCTACGACTCACAACTCAGATCCCAGCGCCGCGCAAACCAT
This genomic stretch from Pirellulales bacterium harbors:
- a CDS encoding exosortase/archaeosortase family protein, translated to MAESFLSQFEIRRDQQRPIAILTVLVLLLIAVYWNTLRTISTVWNTPAYSHGWLVPVFALVLLWMRREPIQEPTPQARWTGVGLLALGLTLRMVGGYFAYPYVEMVSLLPCLFAIFLLVGGWQLLRWSGPALAFLVFMYPLPGIVERGMLDPLQRVATICSTYALQTLGVAAHRSGNHIILGELRLGVVDACSGLRMSTIFLALAVAITLVTERPWWERITIILSAVPIALIVNVIRITVTGILHRTVGTQIADAVFHDLAGWVMMPMAMGFLFVELQLLQNLFIEEEDRGPVMVGQVGMPRSTSASR